From Arcticibacter tournemirensis, one genomic window encodes:
- a CDS encoding retropepsin-like aspartic protease, which yields MQRILLTLLLSVSFTLSSFAQRNYPQELISLIEQGRCFEAREYRSQYADKLPSNDRTFDVFYKAHMALFFNKPDSAAIYLEDLIANHELKIGPRIGTYYGKLLTVYDSKQRFNEGILLCDKYMDHLKRNPFDRDLRFIQNELTTIENIKKEFGYYEIEPRIKIERDSAAREAIKINDGEYIRFNAKYNNVTAETWFDTGVPGFMITRSLADNIGTKLINKSKDSVQIINGIPVRARIEVIDQITMGSVTLYNIPVLVFNERFVPYTADSLNVNANIEKKINDRQIVMGVSAMKLIGRIDFDLEKRTVSFPGSTEKIGSSDSSNIYFADRDLYMKLKINELNYVGYLNTGSDCTLNMTSSFHEKYKRQAETDSIAQRKPLVHHTTAGNIFPDVNLDVKLITNENEVLISDRKHRVNIFDGVIGVNLFKKLGSKIIFDFNNMRVKVSR from the coding sequence ATGCAAAGAATTCTTTTAACCTTACTATTATCTGTTTCTTTTACTTTATCATCCTTTGCCCAGCGCAATTACCCTCAGGAACTTATTAGCCTAATAGAACAAGGCAGATGCTTTGAAGCAAGGGAATATCGCTCGCAATATGCAGACAAGTTACCGTCAAACGACAGAACCTTTGATGTATTTTATAAGGCACATATGGCCCTGTTTTTTAATAAACCGGATAGCGCCGCAATTTATCTGGAAGACCTGATCGCTAATCATGAACTCAAAATTGGACCTAGAATTGGAACCTATTATGGTAAGCTATTGACAGTTTATGATAGTAAACAACGATTCAACGAAGGGATCCTATTATGTGATAAATACATGGATCATTTAAAAAGAAATCCATTTGACAGGGATCTGAGGTTCATTCAAAATGAGCTTACAACTATAGAAAATATAAAGAAAGAATTTGGGTATTACGAAATAGAACCCAGGATCAAAATTGAGAGAGATAGCGCCGCTAGGGAAGCAATAAAAATTAATGATGGTGAGTATATCCGGTTTAACGCTAAATACAACAACGTCACAGCAGAAACATGGTTCGATACAGGAGTGCCAGGCTTTATGATAACACGAAGCCTCGCAGATAATATAGGGACTAAATTGATAAATAAAAGCAAGGACAGCGTACAAATTATAAATGGTATCCCAGTAAGAGCGAGAATTGAAGTAATCGACCAAATAACTATGGGCAGCGTAACACTTTATAATATTCCTGTATTAGTTTTTAACGAGCGATTCGTTCCATATACCGCTGATTCGTTGAATGTTAACGCAAATATTGAAAAAAAGATCAATGATCGGCAAATCGTAATGGGAGTGTCAGCGATGAAACTCATCGGAAGAATTGATTTTGATTTAGAAAAGCGTACCGTTTCTTTTCCTGGCAGTACTGAGAAGATTGGATCTAGTGACTCTTCAAACATCTATTTCGCAGATAGAGATCTTTATATGAAGTTAAAAATTAATGAATTAAATTATGTGGGGTATCTGAATACCGGATCTGATTGCACATTAAATATGACATCTTCATTTCATGAGAAGTATAAAAGGCAGGCAGAAACAGATTCTATTGCACAAAGGAAGCCGTTAGTTCACCATACCACGGCAGGGAATATCTTTCCTGATGTCAACCTCGACGTTAAATTAATAACTAACGAAAATGAGGTTCTTATTTCGGATAGAAAACATCGCGTTAATATTTTTGACGGTGTAATCGGTGTAAACCTCTTTAAAAAACTAGGCTCAAAAATCATCTTCGACTTCAATAATATGAGGGTGAAAGTATCCAGGTAG
- a CDS encoding amino acid permease, whose product MLKNYFRKKPLSNILSDVESGYSDGEGNGSGLSGLKKVLGVRDLTFMGIAAVIGAGIFSTIGEAAFHGGPGVTILFVLTAVTCGFSALCYAEFAARIPVSGSAYTYAYASFGELIAWIIGWDLLMEYAIGNIAVAISWSQYFTNLLEGFHIHIPEYLTMDYLSAFRAHEKIQQLTAAGNISEITSQLQRQAVAWSSAPGIGHFKLIADIPALAIVIAITYLVYIGIRETKRATNAMVILKIGIVIAVIVLGCFYITPENWSPFMPNGFRGVMRGVSGVFFAYIGFDAISTTAEECKNPQRDLPKGMIYSLVICTVLYILIALVLTGMVNYKELAVGDPLAFVFARVGLHQISYIISISAVIATASVLLIFQMGQPRIWMSMSRDGLLPKAFSKIHPKYKTPGFSTIVTGIVVAVPALFMNLTEVTDLTSIGTLFAFVLVCGGVLVLDKDEQLQKGRFRIPYINSRYIIPGLFIGALIVFWQPVSGLFTYSGDWHTYKDTLPYFLFILVSIVITVLCFIKRLSLIPVMGLLSCFYLMTELGYTNWLRFLIWLGLGLLVYFGYGYRNSKLGKTLKRLS is encoded by the coding sequence ATGTTGAAAAACTACTTCCGCAAAAAGCCTCTTTCAAATATTCTCTCCGATGTAGAAAGTGGTTATAGTGATGGCGAAGGCAACGGATCGGGCTTGTCGGGATTAAAAAAAGTACTAGGAGTACGGGATCTAACCTTCATGGGTATAGCGGCTGTAATTGGAGCCGGAATATTTTCTACTATAGGGGAAGCTGCCTTTCACGGGGGCCCGGGAGTTACCATTCTTTTCGTACTCACAGCTGTGACCTGTGGTTTTTCTGCCTTGTGCTATGCTGAGTTTGCCGCGAGAATACCGGTATCAGGTAGTGCTTATACTTATGCATACGCCTCGTTTGGCGAACTGATTGCCTGGATCATCGGATGGGATTTACTCATGGAGTATGCAATCGGGAATATCGCCGTTGCAATTTCCTGGAGCCAATACTTCACCAACCTGCTGGAGGGATTCCATATTCACATCCCAGAATACCTTACAATGGATTACCTGTCGGCTTTCAGGGCTCATGAGAAGATACAGCAGCTCACGGCAGCCGGAAATATTTCGGAGATCACCTCTCAGCTTCAGCGCCAGGCCGTAGCGTGGAGTTCAGCGCCGGGGATCGGCCATTTTAAGCTTATAGCTGATATTCCTGCATTAGCCATTGTAATCGCGATAACATATCTCGTTTATATTGGTATCAGGGAAACAAAACGTGCCACGAATGCGATGGTAATCCTTAAAATAGGGATCGTCATCGCGGTTATTGTTCTGGGTTGCTTTTATATCACTCCCGAAAACTGGAGCCCCTTTATGCCAAACGGTTTCAGAGGCGTTATGAGAGGCGTTTCGGGCGTGTTCTTTGCATATATAGGATTTGATGCGATTTCTACAACCGCCGAAGAATGTAAGAACCCGCAGCGAGATCTCCCCAAAGGCATGATCTATTCGCTGGTGATCTGTACGGTGCTCTATATCCTCATCGCCCTCGTTCTTACCGGAATGGTGAATTATAAGGAACTTGCTGTGGGCGACCCTCTTGCTTTTGTATTTGCGCGGGTAGGACTGCATCAGATCAGTTACATTATTTCCATAAGCGCTGTGATCGCTACTGCCAGCGTTCTGCTGATCTTTCAAATGGGGCAACCCCGCATCTGGATGAGTATGAGCAGAGATGGCTTGTTACCAAAGGCATTTTCGAAAATACATCCAAAGTACAAAACACCCGGATTCTCTACCATCGTAACCGGGATTGTGGTGGCGGTACCGGCTCTTTTTATGAACCTCACAGAAGTGACGGATCTTACGAGCATAGGTACGTTGTTTGCGTTTGTACTGGTATGCGGCGGTGTTCTGGTGCTCGACAAGGACGAACAATTACAAAAAGGACGGTTCCGGATACCTTATATCAACTCGAGATATATCATTCCGGGCTTGTTCATCGGGGCTCTGATCGTATTCTGGCAGCCTGTTTCGGGATTATTCACATACTCAGGCGACTGGCATACTTATAAGGACACACTCCCCTATTTCCTGTTTATACTGGTTTCCATCGTTATTACTGTATTGTGCTTTATAAAGAGATTATCGCTCATCCCCGTAATGGGGTTGCTAAGCTGCTTTTATCTGATGACCGAGCTCGGCTATACCAACTGGCTCAGGTTTTTGATCTGGCTGGGCCTCGGATTGCTTGTTTATTTTGGCTATGGTTATAGAAATAGTAAACTTGGGAAAACGCTAAAAAGATTAAGTTAA
- a CDS encoding ABC transporter permease — MLKNNIIVAWRSFFKDSFYSLLNVIGIAIAIAAFMLIINYVRYEHSYESFHTKADNIYRVTLDLYEGKQYIVTDCETHPPLGPLLKTEVPEVIDYVRIQRTEELPEVSHNGKFYKVDRLYAADPSLFNVFSYRLIDGDPSTALSLPMQAVVTETLARRIFGTTDVKGKVLKSGERVFSISGVMEDPPLNTHLKLDMLLSFSSLAKMGWDLNSWNGNNNYTYLLLRSGINLASFNSKLQSVTKEKIRNRQYVAEPVKDIHLKSHKTFEPEVNGNKKTVDFLLITAILILIIGSVNYVNVATARSAERLKEVGVRKVLGSSRILLIKQFMTETLLTNLFAFMISALLIRLTLPAYLNLVDRPADTAFFASKTFFLSYAALFLFNCLLSGMYPALALSATKPASVTNRMFTSSGKSDLLRKVLVTGQFTIALVVLTASFIVFRQLSYMRHQDLGVNASQILTIRAPFNNEQDSVSRYQSLTFKNSLMQLPGVEKVAISGALPGLSLHELSTMTSITRYGSVAGKGYNYYMYGIDADFIPAMTIEMAAGRNFRPGLPNKDEVVITEEASRLMGFKNAKEAVGEKLSLTLSPDAKFSTIIGVMNDYHQQSLKESLLPMIHWYQDRAGFFSVKIASSDIPGLISKVKAVYDQQFPGHPIEYHFLDDMFDQQYKADQQFGKIVSIFSALTLFITCLGLLGLAAYSISRRTKEIGIRKVMGASVSDITRLLSVDFIKLVMIAICIGTPIAAYVMSLWLNGYAYRLSLQWWMFIPAAILVMVIAILAVSFQSVKAALMNPVKSLRSE; from the coding sequence ATGCTGAAAAATAATATTATCGTTGCCTGGCGGAGTTTCTTTAAAGATTCATTTTATTCCCTTCTTAACGTAATCGGCATAGCTATCGCCATAGCTGCCTTTATGCTCATCATTAATTATGTAAGATACGAACATAGTTACGAGAGCTTTCATACGAAAGCAGATAATATCTATCGCGTCACATTGGATCTCTATGAAGGAAAGCAATATATTGTTACTGACTGCGAAACCCATCCCCCTCTCGGGCCACTTCTGAAAACTGAAGTGCCGGAAGTGATCGATTATGTAAGGATACAGAGAACTGAAGAACTTCCGGAAGTAAGTCACAACGGTAAGTTTTACAAAGTGGACAGGCTGTATGCAGCCGATCCTTCTCTATTCAACGTATTTAGCTACCGGCTTATTGATGGGGACCCGTCTACGGCACTTAGTTTGCCCATGCAGGCAGTAGTTACAGAAACACTGGCCCGCAGGATATTCGGTACTACCGATGTAAAAGGAAAAGTATTGAAAAGCGGCGAGCGGGTGTTCTCTATATCGGGAGTAATGGAAGATCCGCCTCTCAATACCCATCTCAAGTTAGATATGTTACTTTCATTTAGCTCACTCGCGAAGATGGGCTGGGATTTAAACAGCTGGAATGGGAATAATAATTATACATATCTTTTATTGCGGTCCGGTATTAACCTGGCATCTTTTAACAGCAAGCTGCAATCAGTTACTAAAGAAAAAATAAGAAACAGACAATATGTTGCGGAGCCGGTTAAGGACATTCATTTGAAGTCACATAAGACATTCGAGCCGGAGGTAAATGGAAATAAGAAAACTGTTGATTTTCTGCTGATAACAGCAATACTGATCTTGATTATCGGATCGGTAAATTACGTAAACGTCGCCACTGCGCGCTCGGCCGAAAGGTTAAAAGAAGTGGGAGTACGTAAAGTGTTAGGCTCGTCGCGCATTCTGCTGATTAAACAGTTTATGACCGAAACGCTGCTGACAAACCTCTTTGCTTTTATGATATCGGCTTTGCTGATCCGGCTTACGCTTCCAGCATACTTAAATCTGGTGGACAGGCCTGCTGATACAGCTTTTTTTGCCTCTAAGACTTTCTTTTTAAGTTATGCGGCACTGTTCCTATTCAACTGCCTTTTGTCGGGTATGTACCCCGCCCTGGCACTCTCCGCCACAAAACCGGCGAGTGTAACTAATCGAATGTTTACCAGCTCAGGGAAGAGCGATCTGTTGAGGAAGGTGCTTGTAACAGGACAGTTCACTATTGCCCTTGTGGTTCTTACAGCTTCCTTCATTGTGTTCAGGCAGTTATCCTATATGCGGCACCAGGATCTGGGGGTGAACGCCTCTCAAATCCTGACGATCAGAGCTCCATTCAATAATGAGCAGGATTCCGTCAGCCGCTACCAGAGTTTGACGTTTAAAAATTCACTTATGCAGTTGCCCGGGGTTGAAAAAGTCGCAATTTCAGGCGCTCTCCCGGGACTGAGCCTGCATGAACTCTCTACTATGACATCGATAACACGTTATGGCTCTGTTGCCGGGAAGGGATATAATTACTATATGTACGGCATTGACGCCGATTTTATTCCGGCCATGACGATAGAGATGGCTGCGGGGAGAAATTTCCGTCCGGGACTGCCTAACAAAGACGAGGTGGTCATTACAGAAGAAGCTTCCCGCCTGATGGGATTTAAAAATGCCAAAGAAGCGGTAGGAGAGAAACTAAGCCTTACCTTATCACCGGATGCTAAATTTTCAACAATCATCGGGGTAATGAATGATTATCACCAGCAGTCATTAAAGGAGTCGCTGCTTCCCATGATCCACTGGTACCAGGACAGAGCTGGTTTTTTTTCTGTGAAGATTGCCAGCTCGGATATACCAGGTCTTATAAGCAAAGTGAAGGCAGTTTACGATCAGCAATTTCCCGGACATCCAATTGAGTATCACTTCTTAGATGATATGTTCGACCAGCAATATAAGGCGGATCAGCAGTTTGGCAAAATTGTAAGCATATTCTCTGCATTAACGCTGTTTATTACCTGTCTTGGACTACTCGGATTAGCAGCTTACAGCATCAGCCGCCGCACAAAAGAGATAGGGATCCGTAAAGTAATGGGAGCTTCAGTCTCAGACATCACGAGGCTACTTTCCGTAGATTTTATAAAGCTCGTGATGATCGCAATATGTATTGGCACTCCCATTGCAGCATACGTAATGAGCCTTTGGCTAAACGGCTATGCTTACCGGCTCTCGCTTCAATGGTGGATGTTTATACCCGCTGCAATTCTGGTAATGGTTATAGCAATCCTCGCTGTTAGCTTTCAATCGGTAAAAGCAGCACTGATGAATCCTGTAAAATCATTGAGGTCGGAATAA
- a CDS encoding retropepsin-like aspartic protease, whose translation MKRFFPTLLLTFSFILSSYAQRNYAQDLINLLQQRKAFEARDLYEQYADKLPLNDKTLDLLYKAEMASFFNKPDSTAIYLEDLVVNHEFKLGPAIGVFYKKLLSVYDSQQRFKDGIKVCDKYLGYLIRNPLNQEREFIQNETNYIDKAKESFIYRDLIEPRIKIERTNSGKDQTAKLNDSEHIRFNAKYNGVTAETLFDTGLTAHFMITRSLADKIGTKLANKRQDSVQMFNGVPTKIRIEIIEKVEFAGVGLYNIPVLVFNDKVSRNPPDTLNAKTESNIEKTFNDEQVVMGLPAMKLIGRIAFDWERRAVSFPYHTEKIDSSDFSNMYLTDNNLFLKLKVNGLNYVGNLSTGSDEFLNMRFSFYEKNKGRIEIDSVTQKRPFQFNNTTGSSFNIPHEIVKDAKIYLNGRGINHNIGDVLVWDKNLIFNTFDGGIGVRLFKRLGPRITLDFDNMRLKASD comes from the coding sequence ATGAAAAGATTTTTTCCAACACTATTATTAACCTTTTCCTTCATTTTGTCATCTTACGCCCAACGTAATTATGCTCAAGACCTTATTAACCTACTTCAACAGCGCAAGGCTTTTGAAGCGAGGGATCTCTATGAACAATATGCAGACAAGCTCCCTTTAAATGACAAAACACTCGATCTCCTCTACAAGGCAGAAATGGCGTCATTTTTCAACAAGCCGGATAGTACAGCTATTTACCTGGAGGATTTGGTTGTTAATCATGAATTTAAATTAGGTCCGGCCATCGGCGTTTTTTACAAAAAACTATTATCTGTGTACGATAGTCAGCAGCGATTCAAAGATGGGATAAAAGTATGCGATAAATATCTGGGATACTTAATCAGAAATCCGCTTAACCAGGAACGCGAGTTTATCCAGAATGAGACAAATTATATAGACAAGGCCAAAGAGTCATTCATATACAGGGATTTAATCGAACCCAGGATTAAAATTGAGAGAACTAATTCCGGTAAAGACCAAACAGCAAAGCTGAATGACAGTGAGCATATCCGATTTAATGCTAAGTACAACGGTGTTACTGCAGAAACATTGTTTGATACCGGGCTTACAGCTCACTTTATGATAACACGAAGCCTGGCAGATAAAATAGGCACTAAATTGGCAAATAAAAGGCAGGATAGTGTGCAGATGTTTAATGGCGTCCCAACAAAAATAAGGATAGAAATCATTGAAAAAGTAGAATTTGCAGGTGTAGGACTTTATAATATCCCGGTATTGGTTTTTAATGATAAAGTTTCGCGGAATCCGCCAGACACTCTAAATGCTAAAACAGAATCAAATATCGAAAAAACATTTAACGACGAGCAGGTAGTAATGGGACTACCAGCAATGAAGCTGATAGGAAGAATTGCGTTTGACTGGGAAAGGCGTGCCGTTTCTTTTCCGTACCATACTGAAAAGATAGACTCCAGCGATTTCTCAAATATGTATTTAACAGATAATAATCTTTTCTTAAAGCTGAAGGTCAATGGACTGAATTATGTGGGGAATCTAAGTACAGGATCTGATGAGTTTTTAAACATGAGATTTTCATTTTATGAGAAGAATAAAGGTCGGATAGAAATTGATTCGGTAACACAAAAAAGACCTTTTCAATTTAATAATACGACCGGAAGTTCGTTTAATATCCCCCACGAGATAGTGAAAGATGCAAAAATTTACCTAAATGGAAGGGGCATAAATCACAATATCGGTGATGTTCTTGTATGGGACAAAAACCTAATTTTCAACACCTTCGACGGGGGCATCGGAGTCAGATTATTTAAACGACTGGGACCACGAATAACCTTAGACTTCGACAATATGAGGTTAAAAGCATCCGATTAA
- a CDS encoding TlpA family protein disulfide reductase, whose amino-acid sequence MIKKSFFRTFLLLTVSFLFYAAKGQTILSTPKQVIITGKVNHYSPDIPVMIYVNRLGFSTQHVTAKTDSLGNFYATFESYIPTDAWITYKSNFLVLTYPGDSLHVEFDGQPDYRPDVLRTVKYSGSTAESNRYASVFQQLFFSDPLYTDFNKKNQAIKDYEVGKYTLYLNALKSHSDSLYKMFVSQYHPDERSKKWALLYVEQEYYDRLAFYPKDHREANNMSIFNGWDVPKGYFQKLANRLPLDSTMLVCGYSLLNFSDRFNKYVADQTKGNLPEGGAVNAGGWFLPANIGDSIIIHSIIKYVPDTLLRQIMLTDYFSRKLEKQQITEYGRFKQLREEYIKLPFLKEPLDQLYQQTKMRIDNPNLYTKTVLKEAAGSSVAQLLDSILKDNKNKVIYIDVWATWCGPCLSEFPNSKLVEQQMKDRNAAFIYLCTASQKDQWKATLAKFQLGGQHYFLTTQQSRELTRTFEIKGIPFYILIDKNGVIREKGNQLRPLDAKNKMEKLL is encoded by the coding sequence ATGATCAAAAAATCATTCTTCAGAACCTTTCTGCTTTTAACCGTCTCTTTTCTGTTTTACGCGGCAAAAGGGCAGACCATTTTGAGTACGCCTAAACAAGTAATTATAACCGGTAAAGTCAACCACTATAGCCCGGACATTCCCGTTATGATTTATGTAAACAGACTGGGTTTCTCTACCCAGCATGTTACTGCCAAAACGGATAGCCTTGGGAATTTCTATGCAACCTTTGAAAGCTATATTCCTACCGACGCCTGGATAACGTATAAAAGTAATTTTTTGGTGTTAACCTACCCCGGTGACAGTTTGCATGTGGAATTTGACGGACAGCCCGACTACAGACCTGATGTACTGCGAACTGTTAAGTATAGTGGAAGTACCGCCGAGTCCAACCGGTACGCATCAGTCTTTCAGCAATTGTTTTTTTCTGATCCGCTATATACCGATTTCAATAAAAAGAATCAGGCTATAAAGGATTATGAAGTGGGCAAGTATACTCTATATCTGAATGCACTTAAGTCTCATTCGGACAGCCTGTACAAGATGTTCGTCAGCCAGTATCATCCCGACGAGAGAAGTAAAAAATGGGCTTTACTATATGTCGAACAGGAATACTATGATCGGCTGGCTTTTTATCCAAAAGACCACAGAGAAGCCAATAACATGTCTATCTTCAATGGCTGGGATGTACCAAAAGGCTATTTTCAAAAACTTGCCAACCGCTTGCCTTTAGATTCAACTATGCTTGTCTGCGGGTACAGTCTGTTGAATTTTTCTGACCGGTTTAATAAATATGTTGCCGATCAAACGAAAGGTAATCTCCCTGAAGGTGGCGCTGTGAATGCTGGTGGCTGGTTTTTACCGGCAAACATTGGCGATTCTATCATTATTCATAGCATCATTAAATATGTTCCGGACACTCTTTTACGACAAATTATGCTGACGGATTATTTTTCCCGGAAACTGGAGAAGCAACAGATAACGGAATACGGGAGATTTAAACAGCTTAGAGAAGAGTATATAAAGCTTCCATTCCTTAAGGAACCGCTTGATCAGTTGTACCAGCAAACAAAGATGAGGATTGATAATCCTAACTTATATACCAAAACAGTTTTGAAGGAGGCTGCAGGCTCGTCGGTAGCCCAGCTGCTGGATAGTATTCTTAAGGACAATAAAAATAAGGTGATATACATTGATGTATGGGCGACCTGGTGCGGCCCTTGTCTGAGTGAATTTCCAAATTCGAAATTGGTGGAACAGCAAATGAAAGACCGGAACGCTGCGTTCATTTATCTGTGTACAGCCTCACAAAAAGATCAGTGGAAGGCTACCCTTGCAAAGTTCCAGCTTGGTGGGCAACATTACTTTCTTACAACTCAGCAGAGTCGAGAGTTAACCCGGACTTTTGAGATAAAAGGGATTCCGTTCTATATATTAATTGATAAAAATGGCGTCATCAGGGAAAAAGGAAATCAGCTGAGGCCGCTGGACGCAAAGAATAAAATGGAAAAGTTACTTTGA